One Candidatus Nitrososphaera evergladensis SR1 genomic window, AATGCGCCGACCCCGATTGCATGCATATAGGCTTTACAATTTGCGCCTCGCAGATGATGAACAGAAGAAATGGAATGGTAAACTTCACTTAGGTTTTAATCGCTAGTCATATTCTTGTTGTTACTGTTGCTGCTAGATTTCGTTTTGTAGCCATAGTTGCTGTCGTCGCATTTTTTTGCTTCTGCGGCGTCAGAACTGATATTAGGGACGCTGGCAGAAAGTAAATTGAGTGGGGAACAGGTTATGTTATTTTACTATCACATCCTCAGGACAGGAAGTTAGGACAAAGGAGAAGAGAAATTGCATGCATCAAATTAAGATGAATAGCAACTTTGTTCCCTATGTAAAGGAACTGAAGGCAGGCATTAGGTAATCTTGTCTACATCAAATCAGCCAGAAGTAAAAAACAAGGAGACGGCAGCCGCAGCAGCAACAACAGAGATTCTCTACGGCGCCGAAAATGCGGTGGAGAGAGGAATAAAGTTCATGTCAAATGTACAAAAACGAATGGATATTACTTTTGATCACAGAGGTCCTTCCATAGTAGTCGAGATACCCTCTTACTGGGACGGATATCTTGACATCATAAGAAGAGGGGGAGAAATCAGAGTTGTTACGGAGATCACTTCTGCAAATGTGAACTATTGCAAGCAAATCGCAAAAATTGCCAAGGTCCGCCATTTGAACGGGATGATAGGAGGCATCGCGATGAATGAAACAGAGTACATGGCTACCACAACGCTGGAAGAAAGCAGACCCCTGACACAAGTTATTTACAGCAATGTAGATGAAGTTGTAAGACAAGGTCGTTGCCTATTTGAAAGCCTCTGGGAAAATGCGATTCCCGCCGAAGACAGGTTAAGGGAAATTGAGGAAGGGGTAGAGCCGGAAAGGACACGTGTAATGCACGGGTCTGATCAAATCCTCAACTGGACAATGGAATCCTTCTCCAAAATAAGAGAAACCTTTGATAGCTGCATGACTTCTGACGGCCCTTCAATACTTTTTGAGAATGCAGCTCTAATGAAAGCATACGCCCAACTGAAGGATAGGGGAATAAAGTTAAGGTTCCTCACCGAGATTACCGCAGACAACCTGCCCTACTGTAAGCAGATTGCAAAAATCGCCGAAGTGCGACACCTTGACAGAGTCAAGGGCACATTTGGCATAGCAGACAAAAGGCAGTATGCTGCAAGTGGAATTGCACACAAAGGAGAGGTGCCTTCCAGACTCATTGTGAGCACTGTAAGGGTTTTTGTCGAGCATCAACAGTATTCATTTGATGCTCTGTGGGAAAAGGCGATGAGCGCAGAGCAGAGGATAGGGCAAATTGAGGAAGGCTTGGAGCCTGAGTATATAAAGACGATAGACAATTCCGAGGTGCAACGTATTGTATACGAGTTACTTGATAAGGCCCAGGAGGAGGTACGAATAATTTTTTCAACAGCCAATGCGTTTCGCCGCCAAAAACGGGCGGGAGGCTTGCAACATTTAATTGCGATTGCAAAAAAGCGTAGACTAAGGATCAGGCTTCTTGCGCCACTAGACAAGAATATACAAAAAGAATATGAAAGATTTGTAAGAGAACTTCCGCCTGCATCACATCATCATCATCATCCTCATAATCAAGACGACAAACAGATTGTTGATATTA contains:
- a CDS encoding sensor histidine kinase, with amino-acid sequence MSTSNQPEVKNKETAAAAATTEILYGAENAVERGIKFMSNVQKRMDITFDHRGPSIVVEIPSYWDGYLDIIRRGGEIRVVTEITSANVNYCKQIAKIAKVRHLNGMIGGIAMNETEYMATTTLEESRPLTQVIYSNVDEVVRQGRCLFESLWENAIPAEDRLREIEEGVEPERTRVMHGSDQILNWTMESFSKIRETFDSCMTSDGPSILFENAALMKAYAQLKDRGIKLRFLTEITADNLPYCKQIAKIAEVRHLDRVKGTFGIADKRQYAASGIAHKGEVPSRLIVSTVRVFVEHQQYSFDALWEKAMSAEQRIGQIEEGLEPEYIKTIDNSEVQRIVYELLDKAQEEVRIIFSTANAFRRQKRAGGLQHLIAIAKKRRLRIRLLAPLDKNIQKEYERFVRELPPASHHHHHPHNQDDKQIVDIRYIEPGWHSKISLLIVDSRFSLAAELRDDTKETVNEAIGLATLSNSKATVSSYVSMFESMWMQSELHEKLKVHSKMQHEFINIAAHELRTPIQPIIGLSDVLYINTTDDRQRELVTIINRNARRLKTLAEDILDVTKIESHSLKLQKEHFNLRELVADTIQDVKTSQEYKDSKVQLFYKSGGDQDEDSDGGSDDDIVVEADKEKIMQVIRNLLDNALEFTNEGGVVNVEVAKMHTNNDYGEAASDLAAVVSIKDTGAGIAPEILPVMFDKFVTKSNRGTGLGLFISKGIVEAHGGRIWGENNYYCYNRGDGGGSKEKKGKKKGATFTFTLPLKNKDCRFIRPSAKNIAL